The proteins below come from a single Drosophila busckii strain San Diego stock center, stock number 13000-0081.31 chromosome X, ASM1175060v1, whole genome shotgun sequence genomic window:
- the LOC108605616 gene encoding uncharacterized protein LOC108605616 isoform X2: MQRTQSPLTTTTTTTTTTLVALLLMLLLAQAQTQAQNIAAVDGACSFPGSPAHSSVVFSSANLTQGTVASYSCERGFELLGPARRVCDKAQWVPEGIPFCVLNVAAGKAPMQISTDGAGAPQKAIDGSTSAFFTPETCSLTKPERSPWWYVNLLEPYMVQLVRLDFGKSCCGNKPATIVVRVGNNRPDLGTNPICNRFTGLLEAGQPLFLPCNPPMPGAFVSVHLENNTPNPLSICEAFVYTDQALPIERCPTFRDQPPGALASYNGKCYIFYNRQPLNFLDALSFCRSRGGTLISESNPALQGFISWELWRRHRSDVSSQYWMGAVRDGSDRSSWKWVNGEELTVSFWNHPGGDEDCARFDGSKGWLWSDTNCNTLLNFICQHQPKTCGRPEQPPNSTMIALNGYEVGAQIKYSCDTNHLLVGPATRTCLETGFYNEFPPVCKYIECGLPASIAHGSYGLLNGTVGYLSLVKYACEEGYEMIGRALLTCDFDERWNGPPPRCEIVECDTLPGNYYNTIISAPNGTYYGSKAEISCPPGYRMEGPRMLSCLATGQWSSALPRCIKLEPSTLATPPAPVATPSTPATQPPPPYRPKLPLSTSRAPPAYRPATSSATPSTVGNYPHTPSTPQVEINGESDSEEDNINVPVPGTVREEFPPRRTVRPVLIPKKPSSTPATSSSSSTTQYAPPAPVSTYAPTPPRTRPTSHTLETTTRNTQQIILNSHPQDNEIADSVNIRQNQSPNVNVPFAVDNPDRKETKEAKLNLGAIVALGAFGGFVFLAAVITTIVILVRSTPNSKRRHLAKHFTNYHHHHQHHQQQQQQQHQRQQQRRHKKQQEQQHHLPPRGVAPPLPPARLPSYATATATSATSYASTAQLTRGSGKGSGSRGGGGLTGGYHLRLFGDGYGSISSSTRCEPAPSLWYSVLALPFDDQKLARRELSTYGRGYRTRAGLFSNTHINRTTQHYRHRASPDCNTVASFDSSTSGSRNGLNRYYRQAWENLHESASKNSSHNALRRKETLDPPSMTRSRDNLRDNMQRSRENLDRCGRDNYGMRDNSEMVVSDVCLKGEKKRHHHHHHKSSSRNGDYRDQSAGRREHHRHSGGGGHY; this comes from the exons ctgctgttgatggAGCCTGCAGCTTTCCCGGCTCACCAGCGCACAGCAGCGTGGTCTTCTCTAGCGCAAATCTAACCCAAGGCACTGTCGCCTCCTATAGCTGTGAGCGTGGCTTTGAGCTGCTCGGGCCGGCGAGGCGTGTCTGCGATAAGGCGCAGTGGGTGCCCGAGGGTATTCCATTCTGTG TTCTTAATGTGGCCGCTGGCAAGGCGCCTATGCAAATTTCTACAGATGGCGCCGGTGCACCACAAAAGGCCATTGATGGTTCCACCTCAGCGTTCTTTACGCCGGAGACCTGCTCGCTGACCAAGCCGGAACGCTCGCCCTGGTGGTATGTCAATCTATTGGAGCCCTATATGGTGCAGCTGGTGCGCTTGGATTTTGGCAAATCATGTTGTG GCAATAAGCCGGCTACAATTGTGGTGCGTGTGGGCAACAATCGTCCGGATCTGGGCACGAATCCCATATGTAATCGTTTCACTGGTTTGCTGGAGGCGGGACAACCATTGTTTTTGCCCTGCAATCCACCGATGCCAGGTGCCTTTGTCAGCGTACATTTGGAGAATAATACACCGAATCCATTGTCCATATGCGAGGCATTTGTCTACACCGATCAGGCGCTGCCCATTGAGCGCTGTCCCACATTCCGTGATCAGCCACCAGGCGCATTGGCTTCATACAATGGCAAAtgttatattttctataatcgCCAGCCATTGAATTTCTTGGATGCGCTCAGTTTCTGTCGCTCACGCGGCGGCACACTGATCAGCGAGAGCAATCCGGCGCTGCAGGGCTTCATTAGCTGGGAGCTGTGGCGTCGCCATCGCAGCGATGTTAGCTCACAATACTGGATGGGCGCCGTGCGTGATGGCAGCGATCGCAGCAGCTGGAAGTGGGTGAATGGCGAGGAGTTGACTGTATCGTTTTGGAATCATCCTGGTGGCGATGAGGATTGCGCACGCTTTGACGGCTCCAAGGGCTGGCTGTGGAGCGATACCAATTGCAATACGCTGCTCAATTTCATTTGTCAGCATCAGCCCAAGACCTGCGGCCGTCCTGAGCAGCCACCTAATTCGACAATGATTGCGCTCAATGGTTACGAGGTGGGCGCCCAGATTAAATATAGCTGCGATACGAATCACTTGCTTGTGGGTCCTGCCACGCGCACGTGCTTGGAAACCGGATTTTACAACGAATTCCCGCCTGTTTGTAAAT ATATTGAATGTGGCTTGCCTGCTAGCATTGCCCATGGCTCTTATGGACTGCTTAATGGCACAGTGGGTTACCTCAGCCTGGTCAAGTATGCCTGCGAGGAAGGCTACGAGATGATTGGACGTGCGCTGTTGACTTGCGACTTTGATGAGCGCTGGAACGGACCGCCGCCACGTTGTGAGA ttGTGGAATGCGACACTTTGCCTGGCAACTACTACAACACCATTATCAGCGCACCCAATGGCACCTACTATGGCTCCAAGGCAGAGATTAGCTGTCCGCCTGGCTATCGCATGGAAGGACCACGCATGCTTAGCTGCCTGGCCACCGGACAATGGAGCAGCGCGCTGCCACGCTGCATTAAGTTGGAACCGTCTACCTTGGCTACACCACCAGCACCTGTGGCCACGCCCTCAACGCCAGCGAcacaaccaccaccacctTACAGACCCAAACTGCCGCTCAGCACAAGTCGCGCACCGCCCGCCTATCGTCCAGCCACCAGCAGCGCCACACCCAGCACAGTGGGCAATTATCCACACACGCCCAGCACGCCACAGGTGGAGATCAATGGCGAAAGCGACTCCGAGGAGGATAACATCAATGTGCCCGTGCCTGGCACAGTACGCGAAGAGTTCCCGCCACGTCGCACTGTGCGTCCCGTGCTCATACCCAAGAAGCCCAGCAGCACGCCcgctacaagcagcagctccagcaccaCGCAGTATGCACCACCGGCGCCAGTATCAACTTATGCACCAACGCCACCACGCACACGTCCCACATCCCACACGCTGGAGACGACCACACGCAATACACAACAGATTATACTCAACTCGCATCCGCAGGATAATGAGATTGCCGATAGTGTTAATATACGTCAAAATCAATCGCCCAATGTTAATGTGCCCTTCGCTGTCGATAATCCCGATCGCAAGGAGACCAAGGAAGCCAAACTCAATCTGGGCGCCATTGTGGCGTTGGGTGCTTTTGGTGGCTTCGTATTTTTGGCTGCGGTTATTACAACGATTGTTATTCTGGTCAGAAG CACCCCGAACAGCAAACGGCGGCACCTTGCTAAACATTTTACCAAttaccatcatcatcatcaacatcaccagcagcaacaacaacaacaacaccaaaggcagcagcagcgacgccacaagaagcagcaggagcagcagcaccatTTGCCACCCAGAGGAGTCGCACCACCGCTGCCGCCGGCACGTCTGCCCAGCTATGCCACAGCAACCGCCACAAGTGCCACCAGCTATGCGTCCACGGCGCAACTGACACGTGGCAGCGGCAAGGGCAGCGGTAGTCGTGGCGGTGGTGGTTTGACTGGTGGCTACCACTTGCGTCTCTTTGGTGATGGCTATGGCAGCATTAGCTCTAGCACACGCTGCGAACCAGCGCCATCGCTCTGGTATAGCGTGCTAGCATTGCCCTTTGATGATCAGAAGCTGGCACGTCGTGAGCTGAGCACCTATGGGCGTGGGTATAGAACACGCGCGGGTCTCTTTAGTAACACGCACAT AAACCGCACCACGCAACATTATCGTCATCGCGCCTCGCCCGACTGCAACACTGTGGCAAGCTTTGATAGCTCCACCAGCGGATCACGCAATGGCCTCAACAG ATACTATCGTCAAGCCTGGGAGAATCTGCATGAGTCCGCCTCCAAGAATAGTTCGCATAATGCGCTGCGCCGTAAGGAAACACTGGATCCGCCCAGCATGACGCGCTCCCGTGACAATCTGCGCGACAACATGCAACGCTCACGTGAAAATCTAGACAG ATGCGGTCGCGATAATTATGGCATGCGCGACAATTCGGAAATGGTTGTTTCGGATGTTTGTTTGAAGGGCGAGAAGAAGCGacatcatcaccatcatcacAAGAGCAGCTCACGCAATGGCGACTATCGTGATCAGTCGGCTGGACGACGTGAACATCACAGGCACAGCGGTGGCGGCGGACACTATTGA
- the LOC108605616 gene encoding uncharacterized protein LOC108605616 isoform X1 — protein MQRTQSPLTTTTTTTTTTLVALLLMLLLAQAQTQAQNIAAVDGACSFPGSPAHSSVVFSSANLTQGTVASYSCERGFELLGPARRVCDKAQWVPEGIPFCVLNVAAGKAPMQISTDGAGAPQKAIDGSTSAFFTPETCSLTKPERSPWWYVNLLEPYMVQLVRLDFGKSCCGNKPATIVVRVGNNRPDLGTNPICNRFTGLLEAGQPLFLPCNPPMPGAFVSVHLENNTPNPLSICEAFVYTDQALPIERCPTFRDQPPGALASYNGKCYIFYNRQPLNFLDALSFCRSRGGTLISESNPALQGFISWELWRRHRSDVSSQYWMGAVRDGSDRSSWKWVNGEELTVSFWNHPGGDEDCARFDGSKGWLWSDTNCNTLLNFICQHQPKTCGRPEQPPNSTMIALNGYEVGAQIKYSCDTNHLLVGPATRTCLETGFYNEFPPVCKYIECGLPASIAHGSYGLLNGTVGYLSLVKYACEEGYEMIGRALLTCDFDERWNGPPPRCEIVECDTLPGNYYNTIISAPNGTYYGSKAEISCPPGYRMEGPRMLSCLATGQWSSALPRCIKLEPSTLATPPAPVATPSTPATQPPPPYRPKLPLSTSRAPPAYRPATSSATPSTVGNYPHTPSTPQVEINGESDSEEDNINVPVPGTVREEFPPRRTVRPVLIPKKPSSTPATSSSSSTTQYAPPAPVSTYAPTPPRTRPTSHTLETTTRNTQQIILNSHPQDNEIADSVNIRQNQSPNVNVPFAVDNPDRKETKEAKLNLGAIVALGAFGGFVFLAAVITTIVILVRSRNRTTQHYRHRASPDCNTVASFDSSTSGSRNGLNRYYRQAWENLHESASKNSSHNALRRKETLDPPSMTRSRDNLRDNMQRSRENLDRCGRDNYGMRDNSEMVVSDVCLKGEKKRHHHHHHKSSSRNGDYRDQSAGRREHHRHSGGGGHY, from the exons ctgctgttgatggAGCCTGCAGCTTTCCCGGCTCACCAGCGCACAGCAGCGTGGTCTTCTCTAGCGCAAATCTAACCCAAGGCACTGTCGCCTCCTATAGCTGTGAGCGTGGCTTTGAGCTGCTCGGGCCGGCGAGGCGTGTCTGCGATAAGGCGCAGTGGGTGCCCGAGGGTATTCCATTCTGTG TTCTTAATGTGGCCGCTGGCAAGGCGCCTATGCAAATTTCTACAGATGGCGCCGGTGCACCACAAAAGGCCATTGATGGTTCCACCTCAGCGTTCTTTACGCCGGAGACCTGCTCGCTGACCAAGCCGGAACGCTCGCCCTGGTGGTATGTCAATCTATTGGAGCCCTATATGGTGCAGCTGGTGCGCTTGGATTTTGGCAAATCATGTTGTG GCAATAAGCCGGCTACAATTGTGGTGCGTGTGGGCAACAATCGTCCGGATCTGGGCACGAATCCCATATGTAATCGTTTCACTGGTTTGCTGGAGGCGGGACAACCATTGTTTTTGCCCTGCAATCCACCGATGCCAGGTGCCTTTGTCAGCGTACATTTGGAGAATAATACACCGAATCCATTGTCCATATGCGAGGCATTTGTCTACACCGATCAGGCGCTGCCCATTGAGCGCTGTCCCACATTCCGTGATCAGCCACCAGGCGCATTGGCTTCATACAATGGCAAAtgttatattttctataatcgCCAGCCATTGAATTTCTTGGATGCGCTCAGTTTCTGTCGCTCACGCGGCGGCACACTGATCAGCGAGAGCAATCCGGCGCTGCAGGGCTTCATTAGCTGGGAGCTGTGGCGTCGCCATCGCAGCGATGTTAGCTCACAATACTGGATGGGCGCCGTGCGTGATGGCAGCGATCGCAGCAGCTGGAAGTGGGTGAATGGCGAGGAGTTGACTGTATCGTTTTGGAATCATCCTGGTGGCGATGAGGATTGCGCACGCTTTGACGGCTCCAAGGGCTGGCTGTGGAGCGATACCAATTGCAATACGCTGCTCAATTTCATTTGTCAGCATCAGCCCAAGACCTGCGGCCGTCCTGAGCAGCCACCTAATTCGACAATGATTGCGCTCAATGGTTACGAGGTGGGCGCCCAGATTAAATATAGCTGCGATACGAATCACTTGCTTGTGGGTCCTGCCACGCGCACGTGCTTGGAAACCGGATTTTACAACGAATTCCCGCCTGTTTGTAAAT ATATTGAATGTGGCTTGCCTGCTAGCATTGCCCATGGCTCTTATGGACTGCTTAATGGCACAGTGGGTTACCTCAGCCTGGTCAAGTATGCCTGCGAGGAAGGCTACGAGATGATTGGACGTGCGCTGTTGACTTGCGACTTTGATGAGCGCTGGAACGGACCGCCGCCACGTTGTGAGA ttGTGGAATGCGACACTTTGCCTGGCAACTACTACAACACCATTATCAGCGCACCCAATGGCACCTACTATGGCTCCAAGGCAGAGATTAGCTGTCCGCCTGGCTATCGCATGGAAGGACCACGCATGCTTAGCTGCCTGGCCACCGGACAATGGAGCAGCGCGCTGCCACGCTGCATTAAGTTGGAACCGTCTACCTTGGCTACACCACCAGCACCTGTGGCCACGCCCTCAACGCCAGCGAcacaaccaccaccacctTACAGACCCAAACTGCCGCTCAGCACAAGTCGCGCACCGCCCGCCTATCGTCCAGCCACCAGCAGCGCCACACCCAGCACAGTGGGCAATTATCCACACACGCCCAGCACGCCACAGGTGGAGATCAATGGCGAAAGCGACTCCGAGGAGGATAACATCAATGTGCCCGTGCCTGGCACAGTACGCGAAGAGTTCCCGCCACGTCGCACTGTGCGTCCCGTGCTCATACCCAAGAAGCCCAGCAGCACGCCcgctacaagcagcagctccagcaccaCGCAGTATGCACCACCGGCGCCAGTATCAACTTATGCACCAACGCCACCACGCACACGTCCCACATCCCACACGCTGGAGACGACCACACGCAATACACAACAGATTATACTCAACTCGCATCCGCAGGATAATGAGATTGCCGATAGTGTTAATATACGTCAAAATCAATCGCCCAATGTTAATGTGCCCTTCGCTGTCGATAATCCCGATCGCAAGGAGACCAAGGAAGCCAAACTCAATCTGGGCGCCATTGTGGCGTTGGGTGCTTTTGGTGGCTTCGTATTTTTGGCTGCGGTTATTACAACGATTGTTATTCTGGTCAGAAG CAGAAACCGCACCACGCAACATTATCGTCATCGCGCCTCGCCCGACTGCAACACTGTGGCAAGCTTTGATAGCTCCACCAGCGGATCACGCAATGGCCTCAACAG ATACTATCGTCAAGCCTGGGAGAATCTGCATGAGTCCGCCTCCAAGAATAGTTCGCATAATGCGCTGCGCCGTAAGGAAACACTGGATCCGCCCAGCATGACGCGCTCCCGTGACAATCTGCGCGACAACATGCAACGCTCACGTGAAAATCTAGACAG ATGCGGTCGCGATAATTATGGCATGCGCGACAATTCGGAAATGGTTGTTTCGGATGTTTGTTTGAAGGGCGAGAAGAAGCGacatcatcaccatcatcacAAGAGCAGCTCACGCAATGGCGACTATCGTGATCAGTCGGCTGGACGACGTGAACATCACAGGCACAGCGGTGGCGGCGGACACTATTGA
- the LOC108605942 gene encoding probable 60S ribosomal protein L37-A, with amino-acid sequence MTKGTSSFGKRHNKTHTLCRRCGRSSYHIQKSTCAQCGYPAAKLRSYNWSVKAKRRKTTGTGRMSHLKVVRRRFRNGFREGTQAKPKKAPATK; translated from the exons ATG ACGAAGGGTACCTCGAGCTTTGGTAAACGCCACAATAAGACGCACACCTTGTGCCGTCGCTGTGGACGTTCTTCCTACCACATCCAGAAGTCCACTTGCGCCCAGTGCGGCTATCCCGCGGCCAAGTTGCGTTCAT ACAACTGGTCCGTCAAGGCCAAGAGGAGGAAGACCACTGGCACTGGCCGCATGAGCCACCTGAAGGTTGTCCGCCGCCGTTTCCGCAACGGTTTCCGTGAAGGCACCCAGGCTAAGCCCAAGAAGGCTCCGGCTACCAAATAA